One Streptomyces lincolnensis genomic region harbors:
- a CDS encoding MFS transporter: MSREQRGPNEKLGAVLALAGISNAGLARRVNDLGAQRGLTLRYDKTSVARWVSKGMVPQGAAPHLIAAAIGQKLGRPVPLHEIGLADADPAPEVGLAFPRDVGQAVKSATELYRLDLAGRRAGSGGIWQSLAGSFAVSAYATPASRWLITPADSSVAREVSPAEASGAPLKVGHSDVQKLREAAEDARRWDSKYGGGDWRSSMVPECLRVEAAPLLLGSYSDEVGRALFGASAELTRLAGWMAFDTGQQEAAQRYYIQALRLARAAADVPLGGYVLASMSLQATYRGFGDEGVDLAQAALERNRGLATARTMSFFRLVEARAHARAGDAQAAGAALKAAEGWLERSREGDPDPSWLGFYSYDRFAADAAECYRDLKAPRQVRRFTEQALSKPTEEFVRSHGLRLVVSAVAELESGNLDAACEQGVRAVEVAGRISSARTTEYVKDLLHRLEPYGDEPRVVELRERARPLLMAPA, from the coding sequence ATGTCCAGGGAGCAACGCGGGCCGAACGAAAAACTCGGCGCCGTTCTCGCCCTCGCGGGAATCAGCAACGCAGGACTCGCGCGACGCGTCAACGATCTTGGCGCTCAACGCGGGTTGACTCTTCGCTACGACAAGACCTCGGTGGCGCGCTGGGTCTCCAAGGGCATGGTGCCGCAGGGCGCCGCGCCGCACCTCATCGCCGCCGCCATAGGGCAGAAGCTCGGCCGCCCGGTGCCGCTCCACGAGATCGGCCTGGCGGACGCGGATCCCGCACCCGAGGTGGGCCTCGCCTTCCCCAGGGACGTCGGACAGGCGGTGAAGTCGGCGACGGAGCTCTACCGTCTCGACCTCGCGGGCCGCCGGGCCGGCTCCGGAGGCATCTGGCAGTCACTGGCCGGATCGTTCGCAGTAAGCGCGTACGCAACGCCGGCCTCACGATGGCTGATAACCCCGGCCGACAGCTCGGTCGCGCGCGAGGTGAGCCCCGCCGAAGCCTCCGGCGCACCGCTCAAAGTCGGCCACAGCGATGTGCAGAAGCTGCGCGAGGCCGCCGAGGACGCCCGGCGGTGGGACTCCAAGTACGGCGGCGGCGACTGGCGCTCCTCGATGGTGCCCGAGTGCCTGCGGGTGGAGGCGGCCCCGCTGCTGCTCGGCTCCTACTCCGACGAGGTCGGCAGAGCCCTCTTCGGCGCGAGTGCCGAGCTCACCCGCCTGGCCGGCTGGATGGCCTTCGACACCGGCCAGCAGGAAGCCGCCCAGCGCTACTACATCCAGGCCCTGCGCCTGGCCCGCGCGGCGGCGGACGTGCCCCTCGGGGGCTACGTCCTGGCCTCCATGTCCCTCCAGGCGACCTACCGCGGCTTCGGCGACGAGGGCGTCGACCTCGCCCAGGCCGCGCTGGAACGCAACCGGGGCCTGGCCACCGCCCGCACCATGAGCTTCTTCCGCCTGGTCGAGGCCCGCGCCCACGCGCGCGCGGGTGACGCCCAGGCCGCCGGCGCGGCCCTCAAGGCCGCCGAGGGCTGGCTGGAGCGCTCCCGCGAGGGCGACCCCGACCCGTCCTGGCTCGGCTTCTACTCCTACGACCGCTTCGCCGCCGACGCCGCGGAGTGCTACCGCGACCTGAAGGCACCGCGCCAGGTACGCCGCTTCACGGAGCAGGCCCTCTCGAAGCCGACGGAGGAGTTCGTACGCTCGCACGGCCTGCGACTCGTCGTCTCCGCGGTCGCCGAGCTGGAGTCGGGCAATCTCGATGCGGCGTGCGAGCAGGGCGTGCGGGCGGTGGAGGTCGCGGGGCGCATCTCCTCGGCCCGCACCACCGAGTACGTGAAGGATCTCCTCCACCGGCTGGAGCCGTACGGCGACGAGCCGCGGGTGGTGGAGCTGCGGGAGAGGGCGCGTCCCTTACTGATGGCGCCGGCGTAG
- the lhgO gene encoding L-2-hydroxyglutarate oxidase yields MQVRPGIAYDCDVLVIGGGIVGLSTAYAITRAVPGTRVTVLEKEPGPARHQTGRNSGVIHSGIYYRPGSLKARYAVKGAAEMVKFCAEYDIPHAVTGKLIVATERDELPRLHALVQRGRENGIPVRELGAPQIADYEPEVKGLAAIHVGTTGVCDFVGVARHLGEASGAQIRYGAEVVRIDRRTDLGVAVLTGTGDIVRSRVLVNCAGLYCDEIARMTGDDPGMRIVPFRGEYYELARPELVRGLVYPVPDPAFPFLGVHLTRGIDGGVHIGPNAVPALAREGYDWSVLRPRELASTLSWPGSWRIARRHWRYGAGELRRSVSKAAFTTAVRRLLPPVQETDLIPTSAGVRAQAVLRDGTLVDDFLIRETDRAVHVLNAPSPAATASLPIGREVARRALAALGAV; encoded by the coding sequence ATGCAGGTGCGGCCGGGGATCGCGTACGACTGCGACGTGCTGGTGATCGGTGGGGGAATCGTCGGGCTGTCGACGGCGTATGCGATCACGCGCGCCGTACCGGGGACGCGGGTCACCGTGCTGGAGAAGGAGCCGGGGCCGGCCCGGCACCAGACGGGGCGCAACAGCGGTGTCATCCACAGCGGGATCTACTACCGCCCGGGCTCCCTCAAGGCGCGCTACGCCGTGAAGGGCGCCGCCGAGATGGTGAAGTTCTGCGCGGAGTACGACATCCCGCACGCCGTCACCGGCAAGCTGATCGTCGCGACCGAGCGGGACGAGCTCCCCCGCCTGCACGCACTCGTGCAGCGCGGCCGGGAGAACGGCATACCGGTACGAGAACTGGGCGCGCCCCAGATAGCCGACTACGAACCCGAGGTCAAAGGTCTCGCCGCCATACACGTCGGGACGACCGGGGTGTGCGACTTCGTCGGCGTCGCCCGGCATCTCGGCGAGGCATCCGGGGCGCAGATCCGCTACGGCGCGGAGGTCGTCCGCATCGACCGCCGCACCGACCTGGGCGTCGCCGTCCTCACCGGGACCGGCGACATCGTCCGCTCACGTGTCCTCGTCAACTGTGCCGGCCTGTACTGCGACGAGATCGCCCGGATGACCGGCGACGACCCCGGCATGCGGATCGTCCCCTTCCGCGGCGAGTACTACGAGCTCGCCCGGCCCGAGCTGGTCCGCGGCCTGGTGTATCCCGTCCCCGACCCGGCGTTCCCCTTCCTCGGCGTCCACCTCACCCGCGGTATCGACGGCGGCGTCCACATCGGCCCCAACGCCGTCCCCGCCCTGGCCCGCGAGGGCTACGACTGGAGCGTCCTCCGCCCCCGCGAACTCGCCTCGACGCTCTCCTGGCCCGGTTCCTGGCGCATAGCCCGCCGCCACTGGCGCTACGGCGCCGGCGAGCTACGCCGATCCGTCTCCAAGGCCGCCTTCACCACGGCGGTCCGGCGACTCCTGCCCCCGGTCCAGGAGACCGACCTGATCCCCACGTCCGCGGGCGTCCGCGCCCAGGCCGTCCTCCGCGACGGCACCCTCGTGGACGACTTCCTCATCCGCGAGACGGATCGCGCGGTCCATGTCCTGAACGCGCCCTCCCCTGCGGCGAC